Proteins co-encoded in one Flavobacterium fluviale genomic window:
- a CDS encoding 1-acyl-sn-glycerol-3-phosphate acyltransferase: MKKLLYKFIFFKLMGWKIVGMENAEVKKCVLMVMPHTSNHDFYIGIFTRGISGLQMNWVGKKELFKFPFGYYFRNVGGEPLDRTGGLNKVDSIAAIFERKEIFRLAVAPEGTRKGVNEIKTGFYYIALKANVPIVPVAFDWGKKEVSFGKPFFPTGNYEADFEILKKHYKGVLGKIPENGVQF; encoded by the coding sequence ATGAAAAAACTATTGTACAAATTCATATTTTTTAAGCTAATGGGCTGGAAAATAGTGGGAATGGAAAATGCTGAAGTGAAAAAATGTGTACTAATGGTAATGCCTCACACTAGCAATCATGATTTTTATATAGGAATTTTTACCAGAGGCATATCTGGACTGCAGATGAATTGGGTAGGAAAGAAGGAATTATTTAAATTTCCGTTTGGATATTATTTTAGAAATGTTGGAGGAGAACCTTTAGACCGCACAGGCGGATTAAATAAAGTTGATTCAATTGCTGCAATTTTTGAAAGAAAAGAAATCTTTCGTTTGGCAGTTGCACCAGAAGGAACACGAAAAGGAGTAAACGAAATTAAAACTGGTTTTTATTATATCGCGCTTAAAGCGAATGTGCCAATTGTACCTGTAGCTTTTGATTGGGGTAAAAAAGAAGTGAGTTTTGGCAAGCCGTTTTTTCCGACAGGGAATTACGAAGCTGATTTTGAAATTTTGAAAAAACACTATAAAGGTGTTTTGGGAAAAATTCCTGAAAATGGCGTTCAATTTTAA
- a CDS encoding spermidine synthase, producing MIRKIFSYIIPIKIFKKKSARSKIIEVTWANGELVLDSENTNYSYGSLQRILRYGLRNIGYDTILKMDHILLLGVAGGSVVKTLVDEIEYKDRITGVEIDPDMIQVANEYFNLNQIKQLELVIDDAFEFVLKTKDKYDLIIIDIFEDTHMPNFLFEKFFVDRICTLLNDDGYVLFNTMILDEAHNVRNRKYISEVNPKLFMTKMLPRIEVHNELIIIKKVA from the coding sequence ATGATTCGAAAAATTTTCAGTTATATAATTCCTATAAAAATCTTTAAAAAGAAATCTGCCAGAAGTAAAATTATTGAAGTTACTTGGGCAAATGGCGAATTAGTACTGGATTCTGAAAACACCAATTATTCGTATGGAAGTCTGCAGCGCATATTACGATACGGACTTAGAAATATTGGCTACGATACGATTCTAAAAATGGATCACATTTTACTGCTTGGAGTTGCGGGCGGAAGTGTCGTAAAAACTTTGGTAGACGAAATTGAATATAAAGACCGAATAACTGGAGTTGAAATAGATCCAGATATGATTCAAGTTGCGAATGAATATTTTAACCTGAATCAAATCAAACAATTGGAACTGGTAATTGATGATGCTTTTGAATTTGTTTTAAAAACAAAAGACAAATATGATCTTATAATTATAGACATTTTTGAAGATACTCACATGCCCAACTTTTTGTTTGAGAAGTTTTTTGTTGACAGAATTTGTACTCTTTTAAATGATGACGGTTATGTTTTGTTTAATACTATGATTCTTGATGAAGCGCACAATGTTCGAAACAGAAAATATATCTCAGAAGTAAATCCAAAATTGTTTATGACTAAAATGCTGCCCCGCATAGAAGTACACAATGAATTAATAATTATAAAAAAAGTTGCTTAA
- a CDS encoding peptidoglycan DD-metalloendopeptidase family protein — protein MKPLASILNALPPTKVIDESIKISEYTPLNLSVSNQELAAEKLDTSEDFEKYILNYLKENKAKVAFGGYIEGRFLYQRSSIFLNESKPERNIHIGLDLWAEAGTAVLAALDGKVHSFKNNIGLGDYGPTIILEHQIENEKFYTLYGHLSLESIEKLNIGDQFKKGQKIAALGNASVNGDYAPHVHFQIIHNIENYWGDYPGVCNTKDLNFYIENCPDPNLLLKIT, from the coding sequence ATGAAACCCCTTGCCTCCATTTTAAACGCTTTACCACCTACTAAAGTTATTGACGAATCAATTAAGATTTCAGAGTACACGCCATTGAATTTATCGGTTTCTAATCAAGAATTAGCTGCCGAAAAACTGGATACATCTGAAGATTTTGAAAAATACATTTTAAATTATCTTAAAGAAAATAAAGCTAAAGTAGCATTTGGCGGTTATATTGAAGGACGCTTTTTATATCAGCGAAGCTCAATTTTTTTGAACGAATCTAAGCCGGAACGAAATATACATATCGGTCTGGATTTGTGGGCAGAAGCCGGAACCGCTGTTCTTGCTGCTTTGGACGGAAAAGTTCATAGTTTTAAAAATAATATTGGTTTAGGCGATTACGGACCTACAATCATTTTAGAGCATCAAATAGAAAATGAAAAATTTTATACTTTATATGGACATTTATCGTTAGAAAGTATAGAAAAATTAAATATCGGAGACCAATTTAAAAAAGGTCAAAAGATTGCAGCTTTAGGAAATGCCTCAGTAAATGGTGATTATGCACCACATGTCCATTTTCAAATCATCCATAATATTGAAAATTACTGGGGAGATTATCCTGGTGTATGCAACACAAAAGACCTAAACTTTTATATAGAAAATTGTCCCGATCCTAACTTATTATTAAAAATTACTTAA
- a CDS encoding nuclear transport factor 2 family protein: MNANEALITKFYTAFANADAKTMSECYHPKVHFIDPAFGLLKEEQVSKMWEMLLLKSKGNLKIEFSNVKADDSTGSANWTAAYNFSKTNRKVINKITAEFVFKDGLIIKHTDNFDVWKWSKQAFGPTGYLLGWTGFFQKKIQQQALLSLQKFQGVQ, translated from the coding sequence ATGAATGCAAATGAAGCCTTAATCACAAAATTCTATACCGCTTTTGCAAATGCAGATGCTAAAACAATGAGTGAATGCTATCATCCAAAAGTACACTTTATTGATCCCGCATTTGGTTTATTAAAAGAAGAACAGGTTTCTAAGATGTGGGAAATGTTACTTTTAAAAAGCAAAGGGAATTTAAAAATTGAGTTCTCAAATGTAAAAGCAGATGATTCAACTGGTTCTGCCAACTGGACTGCAGCATACAATTTCAGTAAGACAAATAGAAAAGTAATTAATAAAATTACAGCCGAATTTGTTTTTAAAGACGGGTTGATCATTAAGCATACCGATAATTTTGATGTCTGGAAATGGTCCAAACAAGCTTTTGGTCCAACAGGTTATTTATTAGGATGGACAGGTTTTTTTCAAAAGAAAATACAGCAGCAGGCTCTATTATCATTACAAAAATTTCAAGGCGTACAATAG
- a CDS encoding APC family permease, with translation MKEIVHKKLNQLQATAICGNDISSSCLYVSALTILYAGQYAWISLLIVGVVLFLFRKIYGEVVGAIPLNGGAYNVLLNTSTKRLASLAATLTVLSYMATAVISASEGMHYLHGIFEGLNVTIATVIVLVLFTGLAILGIGESAFVAVIIFITHIATLTLLVLASVWFVLTNGLETFHVNWQAPIAYDNIKTALFLGFSAAMLGISGFESSANFVEEQEHGVFPKTLRNMWAIVTFFNPVIAILLVCVIPLTQVGENKESLLAHLGQTTGGSWLAWLISIDAVMVLCGAVLTSFVGVSGLLNRMTLDRILPNYFLKQNNRGSHYRIVISFLILCISVLFATSGHLESLAGVYTFSFLAVMGLFGIGNLLLKYKRKKLPRPERARGIAVVTAVTFIIAAFLGNMRLNINSFYTFLQYMIPSLLFIGIMLNRVNLIRLLIEALEYFYQPLRKMVVVSNRYLQNLSIKINSQEFVFFTKGDDITILNKVLQYVEDNETTKKLKIVYVKNDISNNEELKKDLEVLDRAYDGLDIEYIEIQGVFGPEIIDELSQKWKIPKNFMFIGSPGNKFSYRVSDLGGVRLIM, from the coding sequence ATGAAAGAAATCGTACACAAAAAATTAAATCAATTACAGGCAACAGCAATCTGCGGCAATGATATTAGTTCTTCCTGTCTGTACGTTTCAGCTTTAACTATTTTATATGCGGGGCAATATGCATGGATTTCACTTTTAATTGTTGGTGTTGTATTATTTCTATTCCGAAAAATTTACGGAGAAGTCGTTGGAGCAATTCCTTTAAACGGAGGAGCGTATAATGTTTTACTAAACACTTCAACCAAACGTTTAGCATCATTGGCTGCTACTTTAACGGTTTTGTCATACATGGCAACCGCTGTAATTTCTGCATCTGAAGGAATGCACTACTTGCACGGAATCTTTGAAGGCTTGAATGTTACAATTGCAACTGTCATAGTTTTAGTTCTCTTTACGGGATTAGCCATTTTAGGAATTGGAGAATCTGCATTCGTAGCTGTTATCATTTTTATAACTCATATTGCTACTTTAACTTTATTGGTTTTAGCTTCTGTTTGGTTTGTACTAACAAACGGCCTAGAAACCTTTCATGTCAATTGGCAGGCTCCTATTGCATACGACAATATTAAAACAGCACTTTTTCTAGGTTTTTCGGCGGCCATGCTGGGAATTTCTGGTTTCGAAAGTTCTGCCAACTTTGTCGAAGAGCAAGAACACGGAGTTTTTCCAAAGACACTCCGAAACATGTGGGCAATTGTGACCTTCTTCAATCCAGTTATTGCCATATTACTCGTATGTGTAATTCCGTTAACTCAGGTTGGAGAAAATAAAGAATCCCTTTTGGCCCATTTAGGACAAACAACCGGCGGATCGTGGCTGGCATGGTTAATTTCAATCGATGCTGTTATGGTACTTTGCGGCGCTGTTCTAACTTCTTTTGTTGGTGTTTCAGGACTTTTAAACCGAATGACATTAGATAGAATTTTACCTAACTATTTTCTAAAACAAAACAACAGAGGATCACATTACAGAATTGTTATCAGCTTTTTAATTCTTTGTATTTCAGTACTTTTTGCTACAAGTGGACATTTAGAATCACTGGCAGGAGTTTATACATTCTCATTTTTAGCCGTAATGGGTCTGTTCGGAATAGGAAATTTGCTTTTAAAATATAAAAGAAAAAAACTACCAAGACCAGAACGCGCCCGCGGTATTGCAGTCGTCACGGCGGTAACTTTTATTATTGCTGCCTTTCTAGGAAATATGCGCCTCAATATTAATTCGTTTTACACATTTCTGCAATATATGATTCCATCTCTCCTATTTATTGGAATCATGCTTAACCGTGTTAATTTAATTCGGTTATTGATCGAAGCGTTAGAATATTTTTATCAGCCGTTACGAAAAATGGTTGTAGTAAGTAATCGTTATTTACAAAATTTAAGCATAAAAATCAATTCTCAGGAGTTTGTATTTTTTACGAAAGGAGACGATATTACGATTCTAAACAAAGTCCTGCAATATGTAGAAGACAATGAAACCACCAAAAAATTAAAAATCGTTTATGTCAAAAATGACATTTCTAATAACGAGGAATTAAAAAAAGACCTAGAAGTTTTAGACCGTGCCTACGACGGACTTGATATTGAATATATTGAAATTCAAGGCGTTTTCGGTCCCGAAATAATTGACGAGCTTTCTCAAAAATGGAAAATTCCTAAAAACTTTATGTTTATTGGTTCACCAGGTAATAAATTCTCCTACCGAGTTTCAGATCTAGGAGGCGTAAGACTGATTATGTAA
- a CDS encoding aminotransferase class V-fold PLP-dependent enzyme: protein MDSKNSTITLETYFQDFRKNIVGINQEFTSPYGRKSIIYTDWTASGRLYRPIEEKLLNDFGPFVANTHTETTVSGTAMTKAYHHARHIIKRHANASTDDVLITDGTGMTGVINKFQRILGLKIPENLKSFTNVPADQKPIVFISHMEHHSNQTSWLETIADVEIIPSCEKGLFNLENLEILLQKYNDRTIKIASITACSNVTGLRTPFHEAAKLMHQYNGVCFVDFACSGPYVEVDMHPADPEAYLDAVFMSPHKFLGGPGTSGVLIFNKKLYKNMIPDCPGGGTVSWTNPWGEHKYIDNIEDREDGGTPGFLQVIKTALAIELKEEMGIENIMQREHEIVDYVFSELEPISNIKILAGQHKERLGVVSFFIDDLHFNLGVKILNDRFGIQTRGGCSCAGTYGHYLLHVDQETSNKLVNEITIGDLIKKPGWIRMSIHPTTTDEEIAFVCQSIKEMAANHKTWALDYSYDKDKNEFIHKNATSFEDELVASWFKS, encoded by the coding sequence ATGGATAGCAAAAATAGTACCATCACTCTAGAAACTTATTTTCAGGATTTTAGAAAAAATATTGTCGGTATCAACCAAGAATTTACGTCACCTTATGGCAGAAAATCGATCATTTATACGGATTGGACTGCCAGCGGAAGATTGTACCGCCCAATTGAGGAAAAATTATTAAACGATTTTGGACCTTTTGTAGCCAACACTCATACTGAAACTACTGTATCTGGAACGGCTATGACAAAAGCATATCATCATGCAAGACATATTATTAAACGTCATGCCAATGCCAGTACAGATGATGTTTTAATAACCGATGGAACTGGAATGACAGGAGTTATCAATAAATTTCAACGTATTTTAGGGTTGAAAATTCCTGAAAATTTGAAAAGTTTCACTAACGTTCCTGCAGATCAGAAACCTATAGTTTTTATTTCGCATATGGAACACCATTCCAATCAAACTTCTTGGCTGGAAACTATTGCCGATGTTGAGATTATTCCTTCTTGCGAAAAAGGACTTTTCAATTTAGAGAACCTAGAAATTTTATTGCAAAAATATAACGACAGAACCATAAAAATTGCTTCTATCACGGCTTGTTCAAATGTTACAGGTTTGAGAACTCCGTTTCATGAAGCAGCAAAATTGATGCATCAGTATAATGGTGTTTGTTTTGTTGATTTTGCTTGTTCGGGTCCTTATGTTGAAGTGGATATGCATCCAGCTGATCCAGAAGCATATTTAGATGCTGTTTTTATGTCACCTCACAAATTTTTGGGCGGGCCTGGAACTTCTGGTGTTTTAATTTTCAATAAAAAATTATACAAAAACATGATTCCTGATTGTCCGGGAGGAGGAACGGTAAGCTGGACAAATCCTTGGGGAGAACATAAATATATTGATAATATTGAAGATCGTGAAGATGGTGGAACTCCAGGTTTTCTTCAAGTTATAAAAACAGCTCTTGCAATCGAGCTGAAAGAGGAAATGGGTATTGAAAATATCATGCAGCGTGAACATGAAATTGTTGATTATGTTTTTAGCGAATTGGAACCAATTTCTAATATAAAAATTTTAGCGGGACAGCATAAGGAACGTCTTGGTGTAGTTTCATTTTTTATAGATGATCTTCATTTTAATTTAGGAGTAAAAATCCTTAATGATCGTTTCGGAATTCAAACTAGAGGCGGATGCAGCTGTGCGGGAACTTACGGTCACTATTTACTGCACGTTGATCAGGAAACTTCTAACAAATTAGTAAACGAAATTACAATTGGTGATTTAATTAAAAAACCAGGATGGATCAGAATGTCTATTCACCCAACTACTACCGATGAAGAAATCGCTTTTGTATGCCAAAGTATAAAAGAAATGGCGGCAAATCATAAAACTTGGGCTTTGGATTATTCTTATGATAAAGACAAAAATGAGTTTATTCATAAAAACGCCACTTCTTTTGAAGATGAATTGGTTGCAAGCTGGTTTAAATCTTAA
- the msrA gene encoding peptide-methionine (S)-S-oxide reductase MsrA has protein sequence MENISIATFGGGCFWCIEAVIQRLKGVESIKSGFSGGFIKNPPYREVCTGRTGHAEVIQVTFNPDIISYHDLIYIFMTSHDPTTLNRQGGDSGTQYRSIILYHDDEQKETAEKIFKELQPSYPDPIVTQLEPFEVFYKAEEEHQNYYNENQDARYCQVVIDPKIQRLQKIYANKLIG, from the coding sequence ATGGAAAACATATCAATAGCTACCTTTGGAGGCGGTTGTTTTTGGTGTATCGAAGCAGTAATTCAGCGTTTAAAAGGTGTAGAATCAATAAAATCCGGTTTCTCAGGCGGCTTTATCAAAAATCCACCTTATCGAGAAGTTTGTACAGGAAGAACTGGGCATGCGGAAGTTATTCAAGTAACCTTTAATCCTGACATAATTTCATATCATGACTTAATTTATATTTTTATGACAAGTCATGATCCAACAACTTTAAACCGTCAGGGCGGTGACAGCGGTACGCAATATCGATCGATCATCTTGTATCATGATGACGAGCAGAAAGAAACGGCCGAAAAAATATTTAAAGAATTGCAGCCATCTTATCCTGATCCGATTGTTACGCAGTTGGAACCTTTTGAAGTTTTTTATAAAGCGGAAGAGGAGCATCAAAACTATTATAATGAAAATCAAGACGCAAGATACTGTCAAGTAGTGATTGATCCGAAAATTCAAAGACTGCAAAAAATATATGCCAATAAATTAATTGGTTAA
- a CDS encoding protein adenylyltransferase SelO gives MKNLKINNRFTAELPADPDLTNEIRQVKNTLFSYVNPTKPSNPKLIHASEEVAELVGISKDEIQSEEFLNTFSGKDILPGTQPYAMCYAGHQFGNWAGQLGDGRAINLTEVENNNQFYTLQLKGAGKTPYSRTADGLAVLRSSIREYLCAEAMHYLGVPSTRSLSLILSGDQVLRDILYNGNPAYEKGAVVCRVAPSFIRFGSFEMLTARNELKNLKQFVEFTIKHYFPEITGEPKEQYLKFFKKVADTTREMILHWQRVGFVHGVMNTDNMSIHGITIDYGPYGWLENYDPNWTPNTTDSQNRRYRFGNQPQVAQWNLYQLANALYPLINEAEPLEKILDSFFTDFEKDYKNMFLNKLGVFTSSETDDKIIQGIEEILQLSETDMTIFFRNLSQIKKDDSVELAFEKIEYAFYLPEEIKSEVLDAWQKWLSVYLKRLKMEDLADEERASKMNLINPKYVLRNYMAQLAIDEADKGDYSLVNELFQLLKNPYDEQPESEKWFAKRPDWARSKVGCSMLSCSS, from the coding sequence ATGAAAAATCTAAAAATAAACAATCGATTTACTGCAGAACTGCCAGCAGATCCAGATTTGACAAATGAAATTCGTCAGGTAAAAAACACGCTGTTTTCTTATGTAAACCCGACAAAACCCTCAAATCCAAAATTAATCCACGCATCTGAAGAAGTTGCAGAATTAGTTGGAATTTCTAAGGATGAAATCCAATCAGAAGAATTTTTAAACACTTTTTCTGGAAAAGATATTCTTCCTGGTACGCAGCCATACGCCATGTGTTATGCTGGACATCAATTTGGAAATTGGGCTGGACAATTGGGCGACGGACGTGCAATTAATTTAACTGAAGTCGAAAACAACAATCAATTTTATACGCTGCAATTAAAAGGTGCAGGAAAAACGCCTTATTCCAGAACCGCAGATGGACTAGCTGTGTTGCGTTCGTCCATAAGAGAATATTTATGTGCGGAAGCAATGCATTATTTAGGAGTTCCCTCTACCCGATCGCTTTCGTTGATTCTTTCAGGCGATCAGGTTTTACGAGATATTTTATACAACGGAAATCCTGCTTATGAAAAAGGCGCGGTGGTCTGCCGTGTTGCGCCGTCATTTATTCGTTTTGGAAGTTTTGAAATGCTTACGGCCAGAAATGAACTTAAAAATTTAAAACAGTTTGTTGAGTTTACCATCAAACATTATTTTCCAGAAATTACTGGAGAACCAAAAGAGCAATATTTAAAGTTCTTTAAAAAGGTAGCAGATACGACTCGAGAAATGATTCTGCACTGGCAGCGTGTCGGATTTGTTCACGGTGTTATGAATACCGATAATATGTCTATTCACGGAATTACGATCGATTATGGACCATATGGGTGGTTAGAAAACTATGATCCTAATTGGACTCCAAATACTACAGACAGTCAAAATAGAAGATATCGTTTTGGAAATCAGCCTCAAGTTGCACAGTGGAATTTATACCAATTGGCAAATGCGCTTTATCCGTTAATTAATGAAGCGGAGCCATTAGAAAAAATCCTTGATTCGTTTTTTACTGATTTTGAAAAGGATTATAAAAATATGTTTTTAAACAAATTAGGGGTATTTACTTCAAGTGAAACTGATGATAAAATTATTCAAGGAATTGAAGAAATTTTACAATTGTCAGAAACTGATATGACAATCTTTTTTAGAAATTTAAGTCAAATTAAAAAAGATGATTCTGTAGAACTGGCATTTGAAAAAATTGAATATGCATTTTATCTTCCAGAAGAAATTAAGAGCGAAGTTCTTGATGCGTGGCAAAAATGGCTTTCGGTTTATCTTAAAAGATTAAAAATGGAAGATCTCGCTGACGAAGAGCGTGCTTCAAAAATGAATCTCATAAATCCAAAATATGTATTGCGTAATTATATGGCGCAACTCGCTATTGACGAAGCAGATAAGGGTGATTATTCATTGGTGAATGAATTATTTCAACTTCTAAAAAATCCGTACGACGAACAGCCAGAATCTGAAAAATGGTTCGCAAAACGTCCAGATTGGGCAAGGTCAAAAGTAGGATGTTCAATGTTATCTTGTAGTTCTTAA
- a CDS encoding YpdA family putative bacillithiol disulfide reductase, translated as MTDSIYDVIIVGGGPIGLACAIEAEKKKLKYVIIEKGAIVNSIFNYPLYMTFFSTAERLEIGDIPFNCLAPKPGRQEALEYYRNIHRYFKFNINLFERVNEVQKQSSGIFLINTDKQNYEARNVVIATGFYDIPIEMNISGENLPKVRHYYKEAHEYAFRKILVVGANNSSVDAALECWRKGAEVTMVIRKNEINNRVKYWVKPDIENRIEEGSIKAYFESNITEIRENEVEIETPNGKVTIENDFVLALTGYKPDLNFLEKMGIQLSNDELKIPVYNPETMETNVEGLFLAGVVCGGMQTHKWFIENSRVHATMIVDYITSK; from the coding sequence ATGACAGATTCCATATACGACGTTATAATAGTAGGAGGAGGGCCAATTGGTCTTGCCTGTGCAATTGAAGCAGAAAAGAAAAAGCTAAAATATGTGATTATAGAAAAAGGAGCAATTGTAAATAGTATTTTCAATTATCCTCTTTATATGACTTTTTTTTCTACTGCAGAAAGATTAGAAATCGGAGATATTCCGTTTAATTGCTTAGCGCCAAAACCTGGACGACAGGAAGCTTTAGAATATTACAGAAATATACATCGTTACTTTAAATTCAATATTAATTTATTTGAAAGAGTAAATGAAGTTCAAAAACAAAGCAGCGGGATTTTTTTAATTAATACTGATAAACAAAACTATGAAGCACGAAATGTGGTAATCGCAACTGGTTTTTATGACATTCCGATCGAGATGAATATTTCTGGAGAAAATCTGCCAAAAGTTCGTCATTATTATAAAGAAGCGCACGAATATGCTTTTAGAAAGATTTTGGTCGTTGGAGCCAATAATTCTTCTGTAGATGCCGCTCTAGAATGCTGGCGAAAAGGTGCTGAAGTTACAATGGTTATCCGTAAAAACGAAATCAATAATCGAGTTAAATATTGGGTCAAGCCCGATATTGAAAATCGAATTGAAGAGGGAAGTATCAAAGCTTATTTCGAATCTAATATTACAGAAATCAGAGAAAATGAAGTTGAAATTGAAACTCCAAATGGAAAGGTTACAATTGAAAACGATTTTGTCCTGGCTTTAACAGGATATAAACCAGATCTTAATTTTTTAGAAAAAATGGGAATTCAGCTTTCTAATGATGAATTAAAAATTCCTGTATATAATCCTGAAACGATGGAAACGAATGTTGAAGGATTATTTCTAGCAGGCGTTGTTTGCGGCGGAATGCAGACGCATAAATGGTTTATAGAAAACTCGAGAGTACATGCGACAATGATTGTGGATTATATAACATCGAAATAA